A genome region from Nicotiana tabacum cultivar K326 chromosome 13, ASM71507v2, whole genome shotgun sequence includes the following:
- the LOC142168232 gene encoding uncharacterized protein LOC142168232 — protein MGKTQIDYLLYRKYDKGLCIDCKVIPSEHLTTLHRLLVMDLEIKRSSRKKRAVYRKPKIKWGNLTKDKAQELGEKLLAMRARMSRGMHLEEKRTYRECYRKAKKEAKLTVTTARNTAFARLYKELGGKGGDKKLYRFSKVTERKAHDLDQVKCIKDEDGKVLMDEALIRRRWQAYFQKLLNKVGDRRIVLGELEYSASRRVFGYCRRITVEEVKGVMCKMCRDRAMGPDEIPVEFWKSAGRASLEWLTRLFNGYQDVESHYEGLGEDGGGQGEEVCVYFLESVWIHAGAFEYGSDSSG, from the exons ATGGGcaagactcagattgattatcttCTCTACAGGAAATACGATAAAGGTCTGTGCATTGATTGCAAGGTCATCCCAAGTGAGCACCTTACGACCCTACATAGGCTCCTAGTTATGGATCTGGAGATCAAGAGGAGTAGTAGGAAGAAGAGGGCGGTGTACAGGAAACCTAAGATCAAGTGGGGTAACTTGACCAAGGACAAAGCTCAGGAGTTAGGGGAGAAGTTGTTGGCTATGAGGGCCAGGATGAGTAGGGGGATGCATCTT GAGGAAAAAAGGACTTATCGGGAGTGTTACAGAAAGGCAAAGAAAGAGGCAAAGTTAACAGTTACGACAGCTAGAAATACGGCGTTTGCTCGTTTGTACAAGGAGCTCGGGGGCAAAGGCGGGGACAAGAAGTTGTACCGGTTTTCCAAGGTGACAGAGAGAAAGGCCCATGACTTAGACCAAGTCAAGTGCATCAAGGATGAGGATGGAAAAGTATTGATGGATGAGGCACTTATTAGGAGAAGATGGCAGGCATACTTTCAGAAACTATTGAACAAGGTGGGGGATAGACGCATTGTGCTGGGTGAGTTGGAGTACTCTGCGAGCCGGCGGGTTTTTGGGTACTGTAGGCGGATTACGGTAGAGGAGGTGAAAGGGGTGATGTGTAAGATGTGCAGGGACAGAGCGAtggggccagacgaaattccggtggAATTCTGGAAGAGCGCGGGGCGAGCAAGTTTAGAGTGGCTCACTAggctgtttaat GGATATCAAGATGTTGAGTCACACTATGAAGGTTTGGGAGAGGATGGTGGAGGCCAGGGTGAGGAGGTGTGTGTCTATTTCCTAGAATCAGTTTGGATTCATGCCGGGGCGTTCGAATACGGAAGCGATTCATCTGGTTAG